The Neovison vison isolate M4711 chromosome 13, ASM_NN_V1, whole genome shotgun sequence genome includes a region encoding these proteins:
- the JMJD7 gene encoding bifunctional peptidase and (3S)-lysyl hydroxylase JMJD7 has product MAEAALDAVRRELREFPAAARELSVPPAVPYLDEAPTPLHFYRDWVCPNRPCIIRNALQHWPALRKWSFPYLRATVGSTEVSVAVTPDGYADAVRGDRFVMPAERRLPLNHVLDVLEGQARHPGVLYVQKQCSNLPTELPQLLPDLESHVPWASEALGKMPDAVNFWLGEAAAVTSLHKDHYENLYCVVSGEKRFLLHPPSDRPFIPYELYTPATYQLTEEDSFEIVDEEAMEKVPWIPLDPLAPDLARYPSYSQARALCCTVQAGEMLYLPALWFHHVQQSHGCIAVNYWYDMEYDLKYSYFQLLDSLTKASGLD; this is encoded by the exons ATGGCGGAGGCGGCTTTGGACGCCGTGCGGAGGGAGTTACGAGAATTCCCGGCCGCCGCAAGGG AGCTCAGCGTGCCTCCTGCCGTGCCCTACCTGGACGAGGCCCCCACTCCGCTCCACTTCTACCGCGACTGGGTCTGCCCCAACAGGCCCTGCATCATCCGTAATGCCCTGCAGCACTGGCCAGCTCTGCGGAAGTGGTCCTTCCCCTATCTCAG AGCCACAGTGGGCTCCACAGAGGTGAGCGTGGCTGTGACCCCCGATGGCTATGCCGATGCTGTCCGAGGGGACCGCTTCGTGATGCCAGCCGAGCGCCGCCTGCCCCTGAACCACGTGTTGGATGTGCTAGAGGGCCAGGCCCGACACCCGGGGGTCCTCTATGTGCAGAAGCAGTGCTCCAACCTGCCCACCGAGCTGCCCCAGCTGCTGCCTGATCTTGAGTCCCATGTGCCCTGGGCCTCCGAGGCACTGG GAAAGATGCCTGATGCTGTGAACTTCTGGCTGGGGGAGGCGGCTGCAGTGACATCTT TACATAAGGACCACTATGAGAACCTCTACTGTGTGGTCTCAGGGGAGAAACGCTTCCTGCTACACCCACCCAGCGACCGGCCCTTCATCCCCTATG AGCTGTACACACCGGCGACCTACCAACTAACTGAAGAGGACTCCTTTGAGATAGTGGAcgaagaggccatggagaag GTACCCTGGATCCCACTGGACCCGCTGGCTCCGGATCTGGCCCGGTATCCCAGTTACAGTCAGGCCCGGGCCCTTTGCTGCACGGTGCAGGCTGGTGAGATGCTCTACCTGCCGGCCCTGTGGTTCCACCATGTGCAGCAGTCCCACGGCTGCATTGCGG TGAACTACTGGTATGACATGGAGTATGACCTTAAGTACAGTTACTTCCAGCTGCTTGACTCCCTTACTAAGGCCTCGGGCCTCGACTGA
- the PLA2G4B gene encoding cytosolic phospholipase A2 beta isoform X2 encodes MALAKIPGTCLLTVRVLQAHGLPSKDLVTPSDCYVSLWLPTASSHRLQTRTVKNSRNPIWNQSFRFRIHGQLKNVLQLQVFDQDLLTSDDPMLSVLFDLGTLQAGDFRRESFSLNPQGEERLEVEFRLQRLTDCAEQLVSNGILVARELSCLHVRLEEAGDQKQSEGRVQLVVPGSYEGQQEASVGAGPVCFHCPACWEQELGILLQGAPREQLKVPLSALPSGQVVRLVFPTSQEPLMRVELRKEGPRELAVRLGCGPCAEEQAFLSKRKQLVARALKQVLQLDDDLQEDEVPVVAVMATGGGIRAMLSLYGQLAGLRELGLLDCVSYITGASGSTWALTSLYEDPEWSQKDLAGPTESLKTQVTKSKLGVLAPSQLQRYRQELAERARLGHPPCFTNLWALISEGLLHEEPRDCTLSDQREALSRGQNPLPIYCALNTKEKGLTTFEFGEWCEFSPYEVGFPKYGAFIPSELFGSEFFMGRLTKRLPESRICFLEGIWSNLYAANLQDSLYWASEPSQFWDRWAQDQASRDKEQVPLLKIEEPPTGAGRIAEFFTDLLTRRPLAQATHNFLRGLHFHKDYFHDPYFSTWKATKLDGFPNQLTPAEPHLCLLDVGYLINTSFPPLLRPTRDVDLVLSLDYNLEGAFQQLQLLGRLCGEQGIPFPPISPSSEEQRQPRECHLFLDPDCPDAPAVLHFPLVDDSFREYSAPGIPRTPAEKAAGEVNLSPSDSPYHYSKLTYSLEDADKLLHLTHYNICNNRQQLLEALRGAVLRRRQRRHHQPQ; translated from the exons ATGGCTCTG GCAAAAATTCCTGGGACCTGCTTGCTCACTGTTCGTGTCCTGCAGGCCCATGGCCTGCCCTCAAAGGACCTAG TGACTCCCTCTGACTGCTATGTGAGTCTGTGGCTGCCCACAGCCTCTAGCCACAGGCTCCAGACACGCACGGTCAAGAACAGCAGAAACCCCATCTGGAATCAGAGCTTTCGCTTTCGAATCCACGGCCAGCTCAAG AATGTCTTGCAGCTGCAAGTCTTTGACCAGGACCTTCTGACCAGTGATGACCCCATGTTGTCAGTGCTGTTTGACTTGGGGACTTTGCAGGCTGGGGACTTTCGCCGAGAGAGCTTCTCACTGAACCCTCAG GGTGAGGAGCGGCTAGAAGTTGAATTTCGGCTGCAGAGACT GACAGACTGTGCTGAGCAGCTCGTCAGTAATGGCATCCTGGTG GCCCGGGAGCTCTCCTGCTTGCATGTTCGACTGGAGGAGGCAGGGGATCAGAAAC AATCTGAGGGCAGAGTTCAGCTTGTGGTTCCTGGGTCCTATGAGGGTCAACAGGAAGCCTCCGTAGGCGCTGGCCCTGTCTGCTTCCATTGCCCGGCCTGctgggagcaggagctgggtaTCCTTCTGCAG GGTGCCCCTCGAGAGCAACTAAAGGTGCCCCTAAGCGCCTTGCCCTCCGGCCAAGTAGTGAGGCTTGTCTTCCCTACATCCCAG GAGCCCCTGATGAGGGTGGAGCTGAGAAAAGAAGG ACCGAGGGAGCTGGCGGTGCGGCTGGGCTGTGGCCCCTGTGCGGAGGAGCAGGCCTTCCTGAGCAAGAGGAAGCAGCTGGTGGCCAGAGCCCTGAAGCAGGTCCTGCAGCTGGATGACGACCTGCAGGAGGACGAG GTCCCCGTGGTCGCTGTCATGGCCACCGGCGGTGGGATACGGGCAATGTTGTCCCTCTACGGGCAGCTGGCTGGACTGAGGGAGCTGGGGCTCTTGGATTGTGTCTCCTACATCACAGGGGCCTCGGGCTCCACCTG GGCTTTGACCAGCCTCTATGAGGACCCAGAATGGTCTCAGAAGGACCTGGCGGGACCCACCGAGTCCCTGAAGACACAGGTGACCAAGAGCAAGTTGGGCGTGCTGGCCCCCAGCCAGCTGCAGCGGTACCGGCAGGAGCTGGCTGAGCGGGCCCGCCTGGGCCACCCGCCCTGCTTCACCAACCTGTGGGCCCTCATCAGTGAGGGCCTGCTGCACGAGGAG CCCCGTGACTGCACACTGTCAGACCAGCGGGAGGCCCTGAGTCGAGGTCAGAACCCTCTGCCCATCTACTGTGCCCTCAACACCAAGGAGAAGGGCCTGACCACCTTTGAATTTGGAG AGTGGTGCGAGTTCTCCCCGTATGAGGTTGGCTTTCCCAAGTATGGAGCCTTCATCCCCTCTGAGCTCTTCGGTTCTGAGTTCTTCATGGGGCGCCTGACCAAGCGGCTTCCTGAGTCCCGAATCTGCTTCCTTGAAG GTATCTGGAGCAACCTGTATGCAGCCAACCTCCAGGACAGCTTATACTGGGCCTCGGAGCCCAGCCAGTTCTGGGACCGCTGGGCACAGGATCAGGCCAGCCGGG ACAAGGAGCAGGTCCCTCTTCTGAAGATAGAAGAGCCTCCTACAGGGGCCGGAAGGATTGCAGAGTTTTTCACCGACCTTCTGACACGGCGCCCACTGGCCCAGGCCACCCATAATTTCCTGCGTGGCCTCCATTTCCATAAGGACTATTTCCATGATCCTTACTTTTCCACCTGGAAAG CCACCAAACTGGATGGGTTCCCCAACCAGCTGACACCTGCTGAACCTCACCTTTGTCTGCTGGATGTTGGCTACCTTATCAACACCAGCTTCCCACCCCTTCTGCGGCCCACACGGGATGTGGACCTCGTCCTGTCGCTGGATTACAACCTCGAAGGAGCCTTTCAG CAGCTGCAGCTTCTGGGCCGGCTGTGTGGGGAGCAGGGCATCCCATTCCCGCCCATCTCGCCCAGCTCTGAGGAGCAGCGCCAGCCTCGCGAGTGCCACTTGTTCCTGGACCCAGATTGCCCCGACGCCCCGGCGGTGCTGCACTTCCCTCTGGTGGACGACTCCTTCCGGGAGTATTCGGCCCCGG GCATCCCACGGACCCCCGCAGAGAAGGCGGCTGGGGAGGTGAACCTGTCTCCTTCCGACTCTCCCTACCACTACTCGAAGCTGACCTACAGCCTGGAGGATGCAGACAAGCTGCTCCACCTGACCCACTACAACATCTGCAACAACCGGCAGCAGCTGCTGGAGGCCCTGCGGGGTGCCGTGCTGCGGAGGCGACAGCGCCGGCACCACCAACCCCAGtga
- the PLA2G4B gene encoding cytosolic phospholipase A2 beta isoform X1 yields the protein MCSSPTAALRAKIPGTCLLTVRVLQAHGLPSKDLVTPSDCYVSLWLPTASSHRLQTRTVKNSRNPIWNQSFRFRIHGQLKNVLQLQVFDQDLLTSDDPMLSVLFDLGTLQAGDFRRESFSLNPQGEERLEVEFRLQRLTDCAEQLVSNGILVARELSCLHVRLEEAGDQKQSEGRVQLVVPGSYEGQQEASVGAGPVCFHCPACWEQELGILLQGAPREQLKVPLSALPSGQVVRLVFPTSQEPLMRVELRKEGPRELAVRLGCGPCAEEQAFLSKRKQLVARALKQVLQLDDDLQEDEVPVVAVMATGGGIRAMLSLYGQLAGLRELGLLDCVSYITGASGSTWALTSLYEDPEWSQKDLAGPTESLKTQVTKSKLGVLAPSQLQRYRQELAERARLGHPPCFTNLWALISEGLLHEEPRDCTLSDQREALSRGQNPLPIYCALNTKEKGLTTFEFGEWCEFSPYEVGFPKYGAFIPSELFGSEFFMGRLTKRLPESRICFLEGIWSNLYAANLQDSLYWASEPSQFWDRWAQDQASRDKEQVPLLKIEEPPTGAGRIAEFFTDLLTRRPLAQATHNFLRGLHFHKDYFHDPYFSTWKATKLDGFPNQLTPAEPHLCLLDVGYLINTSFPPLLRPTRDVDLVLSLDYNLEGAFQQLQLLGRLCGEQGIPFPPISPSSEEQRQPRECHLFLDPDCPDAPAVLHFPLVDDSFREYSAPGIPRTPAEKAAGEVNLSPSDSPYHYSKLTYSLEDADKLLHLTHYNICNNRQQLLEALRGAVLRRRQRRHHQPQ from the exons ATGTGCAGCAGTCCCACGGCTGCATTGCGG GCAAAAATTCCTGGGACCTGCTTGCTCACTGTTCGTGTCCTGCAGGCCCATGGCCTGCCCTCAAAGGACCTAG TGACTCCCTCTGACTGCTATGTGAGTCTGTGGCTGCCCACAGCCTCTAGCCACAGGCTCCAGACACGCACGGTCAAGAACAGCAGAAACCCCATCTGGAATCAGAGCTTTCGCTTTCGAATCCACGGCCAGCTCAAG AATGTCTTGCAGCTGCAAGTCTTTGACCAGGACCTTCTGACCAGTGATGACCCCATGTTGTCAGTGCTGTTTGACTTGGGGACTTTGCAGGCTGGGGACTTTCGCCGAGAGAGCTTCTCACTGAACCCTCAG GGTGAGGAGCGGCTAGAAGTTGAATTTCGGCTGCAGAGACT GACAGACTGTGCTGAGCAGCTCGTCAGTAATGGCATCCTGGTG GCCCGGGAGCTCTCCTGCTTGCATGTTCGACTGGAGGAGGCAGGGGATCAGAAAC AATCTGAGGGCAGAGTTCAGCTTGTGGTTCCTGGGTCCTATGAGGGTCAACAGGAAGCCTCCGTAGGCGCTGGCCCTGTCTGCTTCCATTGCCCGGCCTGctgggagcaggagctgggtaTCCTTCTGCAG GGTGCCCCTCGAGAGCAACTAAAGGTGCCCCTAAGCGCCTTGCCCTCCGGCCAAGTAGTGAGGCTTGTCTTCCCTACATCCCAG GAGCCCCTGATGAGGGTGGAGCTGAGAAAAGAAGG ACCGAGGGAGCTGGCGGTGCGGCTGGGCTGTGGCCCCTGTGCGGAGGAGCAGGCCTTCCTGAGCAAGAGGAAGCAGCTGGTGGCCAGAGCCCTGAAGCAGGTCCTGCAGCTGGATGACGACCTGCAGGAGGACGAG GTCCCCGTGGTCGCTGTCATGGCCACCGGCGGTGGGATACGGGCAATGTTGTCCCTCTACGGGCAGCTGGCTGGACTGAGGGAGCTGGGGCTCTTGGATTGTGTCTCCTACATCACAGGGGCCTCGGGCTCCACCTG GGCTTTGACCAGCCTCTATGAGGACCCAGAATGGTCTCAGAAGGACCTGGCGGGACCCACCGAGTCCCTGAAGACACAGGTGACCAAGAGCAAGTTGGGCGTGCTGGCCCCCAGCCAGCTGCAGCGGTACCGGCAGGAGCTGGCTGAGCGGGCCCGCCTGGGCCACCCGCCCTGCTTCACCAACCTGTGGGCCCTCATCAGTGAGGGCCTGCTGCACGAGGAG CCCCGTGACTGCACACTGTCAGACCAGCGGGAGGCCCTGAGTCGAGGTCAGAACCCTCTGCCCATCTACTGTGCCCTCAACACCAAGGAGAAGGGCCTGACCACCTTTGAATTTGGAG AGTGGTGCGAGTTCTCCCCGTATGAGGTTGGCTTTCCCAAGTATGGAGCCTTCATCCCCTCTGAGCTCTTCGGTTCTGAGTTCTTCATGGGGCGCCTGACCAAGCGGCTTCCTGAGTCCCGAATCTGCTTCCTTGAAG GTATCTGGAGCAACCTGTATGCAGCCAACCTCCAGGACAGCTTATACTGGGCCTCGGAGCCCAGCCAGTTCTGGGACCGCTGGGCACAGGATCAGGCCAGCCGGG ACAAGGAGCAGGTCCCTCTTCTGAAGATAGAAGAGCCTCCTACAGGGGCCGGAAGGATTGCAGAGTTTTTCACCGACCTTCTGACACGGCGCCCACTGGCCCAGGCCACCCATAATTTCCTGCGTGGCCTCCATTTCCATAAGGACTATTTCCATGATCCTTACTTTTCCACCTGGAAAG CCACCAAACTGGATGGGTTCCCCAACCAGCTGACACCTGCTGAACCTCACCTTTGTCTGCTGGATGTTGGCTACCTTATCAACACCAGCTTCCCACCCCTTCTGCGGCCCACACGGGATGTGGACCTCGTCCTGTCGCTGGATTACAACCTCGAAGGAGCCTTTCAG CAGCTGCAGCTTCTGGGCCGGCTGTGTGGGGAGCAGGGCATCCCATTCCCGCCCATCTCGCCCAGCTCTGAGGAGCAGCGCCAGCCTCGCGAGTGCCACTTGTTCCTGGACCCAGATTGCCCCGACGCCCCGGCGGTGCTGCACTTCCCTCTGGTGGACGACTCCTTCCGGGAGTATTCGGCCCCGG GCATCCCACGGACCCCCGCAGAGAAGGCGGCTGGGGAGGTGAACCTGTCTCCTTCCGACTCTCCCTACCACTACTCGAAGCTGACCTACAGCCTGGAGGATGCAGACAAGCTGCTCCACCTGACCCACTACAACATCTGCAACAACCGGCAGCAGCTGCTGGAGGCCCTGCGGGGTGCCGTGCTGCGGAGGCGACAGCGCCGGCACCACCAACCCCAGtga